One genomic window of Mus musculus strain C57BL/6J chromosome 4, GRCm38.p6 C57BL/6J includes the following:
- the Padi6 gene encoding protein-arginine deiminase type-6 has translation MSFQNSLSLSLVNPTHALCMVGMEITLDISKCAPDKCKSFTIRGSPRILIHISSSVIAGKEDTVVWRSMNHPTVALVRMVAPSPTVDEDKVLVSYFCPDQEVPTATAVLFLTGIEISLEADIYRDGQLDMPSDKQAKKKWMWGMNGWGAILLVNCSPNAVGQPDEQSFQEGPREIQNLSQMNVTVEGPTSILQNYQLILHTSEEEAKKTRVYWSQRGSSAYELVVGPNKPVYLLPTFENRRKEAFYVEATEFPSPSFSGLISLSLSLVEKAHDECIPEIPLYKDTVMFRVAPYIFMPSTQMPLEVYLCRELQLQGFVDSVTKLSEKSKVQVVKVYEDPNRQSKWLQDEMAFCYTQAPHKTVSLILDTPRVSKLEDFPMKYTLTPGSGYLIRQTEDHRVASLDSIGNLMVSPPVKAQGKDYPLGRVLIGGSFYPSSEGRDMNKGLREFVYAQQVQAPVELFSDWLMTGHMDQFMCFVPTNDKNNDQKDFRLLLASPSACFELFEQKQKEGYGNVTLFEDIGAEQLLSNGRESKTISQILADKSFREQNTYVEKCISLNRTLLKTELGLEDKDIILIPQLFCLEQLTNVPSNQQSTKLFARPYFPDMLQIIVLGKNLGIPKPFGPKINGTCCLEEKVCGLLEPLGLKCTFIDDFDCYLANIGDVCASAIINRVPFAFKWWKMTP, from the exons ATGTCTTTTCAGAACTCACTCAGCCTGTCTCTGGTCAATCCCACCCATGCCCTCTGCATGGTAGGCATGGAAATCACCTTGGACATCAGCAA GTGTGCACCAGACAAGTGCAAGTCTTTCACCATCCGTGGTTCCCCCAGGATCTTGATCCACATCTCTAGCTCCGTCATCGCTGGCAAAGAGGACACTGTGGTCTGGAGGTCAATGAACCATCCCACAGTGGCATTGGTGAGGATGGTGGCGCCCAGCCCCACTGTGGATGAAGACAAG GTGCTGGTCTCCTACTTCTGTCCTGACCAAGAAGTCCCCACGGCCACAGCTGTGCTGTTTCTCACCGGCATCG aGATCTCCCTGGAGGCAGACATCTATCGAGATGGACAACTGGACATGCCAAGTGATAAGCAAGCTAAG AAAAAATGGATGTGGGGTATGAACGGCTGGGGAGCCATCCTGCTTGTGAATTGTAGCCCTAATGCTGTGGGCCAGCCTGATGAACAGTCCTTTCAGGAGGGCCCCAGAG AAATACAGAACCTGTCTCAGATGAATGTAACTGTGGAGGGCCCCACCAGCATCCTACAGAATTACCAGTTGATCCTACATACCTCCGAAGAAGAGGCGAAGAAGACAAGAGTCTACTGGTCTCAGA GAGGCTCCTCTGCGTATGAACTGGTGGTGGGACCCAACAAGCCTGTCTATCTCCTGCCTACCTTTGAGAACCGTAGGAAAGAGGCTTTCTACGTAGAAGCCACGGAATTCCCATCTCCCAGCTTCTCGGGCCTGATCTCCTTGTCACTCTCCCTAGTAGAAAAGGCTCACGACGAG TGCATCCCAGAGATTCCGCTCTATAAGGATACAGTGATGTTCCGGGTGGCACCTTATATCTTCATGCCCAGCACCCAGATGCCTCTAGAGGTTTACCTGTGCAG GGAGCTACAGCTGCAAGGCTTTGTGGACTCAGTGACCAAGCTGAGCGAGAAGAGCAAAGTGCAGGTGGTAAAGGTCTATGAGGACCCCAACCGCCAGAGCAAGTGGCTCCAG gacgaGATGGCTTTCTGCTATACTCAGGCTCCTCACAAGACGGTGTCATTGATCCTTGACACCCCAAGGGTTTCCAAGCTGGAAGACTTCCCCATGAAATACACACTG ACCCCTGGCTCTGGCTACCTGATCCGACAAACTGAGGACCACCGGGTGGCTAGCCTGGATTCCATCGGGAACCTGATGGTATCTCCGCCTGTCAAGGCTCAGGGCAAAGACTACCCTCTAGGGAGGGTCCTCATTGGTGGCAGCTTTTACCCCAG CTCTGAGGGCCGGGACATGAACAAGGGCCTGCGAGAATTCGTGTATGCCCAGCAGGTGCAGGCCCCTGTGGAACTCTTCTCGGACTGGCTGATGACCGGTCACATGGATCAATTCATGTGCTTTGTCCCTACCAATGATAAAAACAACGACCAGAAG GACTTCCGCCTGCTGCTGGCCAGCCCCAGTGCCTGCTTTGAGCTGTTCgaacagaagcagaaggaaggcTATGGGAACGTGACCCTGTTTGAAGACATTGGAGCAGAACAGCTCCTTTCTAATG GGAGGGAGAGCAAAACTATTTCCCAAATCCTGGCTGACAAGAGTTTTCGAGAGCAGAACACCTATGTTGAG AAGTGTATCAGCCTGAACCGCACCCTCCTGAAGACAGAACTGGGATTGGAGGACAAGGACATCATCCTGATCCCGCAGCTCTTCTGCCTGGAGCAGCTGACGAATGTCCCCTCCAACCAGCAGAGCACCAAACTCTTCGCGAGGCCGTACTTCCCCGACATG CTGCAGATAATCGTGTTGGGCAAGAACCTTGGAATCCCCAAGCCCTTTGGGCCCAAAATCAATGGCACCTGCTGCctagaagagaaagtgtgtggATTACTGGAGCCCCTGGGTCTCAAGTGCACCTTCATTGATGATTTTGACTGCTACCTGGCCAACATAGGGGACGTCTGTGCCAGTGCCATCATAAACAGGGTGCCATTTGCATTCAAGTGGTGGAAGATGACCCCATAA